Part of the Amphiura filiformis chromosome 9, Afil_fr2py, whole genome shotgun sequence genome is shown below.
TACCCAATAACCCCAGTGGTTCAACAAAGCAGGTCCCCATCTCGACGAAAACAACAAACAGCAGTTGACGACAAGTTTACTATTTTAGAAATCGGTGTAGGATGGGGTGGAAACTTCAGATATTTTCCAGAAGGTAGCGACATCATAGCTGTTGAACCAACTTTCCCGAAAGAGCGATTTGCAGAATATCTAGCAATGATACATTCTCATGGTCACGGAGTCCAGATCAGCAAAGTGGTCGCGACTGACCCTGAAGACTTGAGCCAAGTGGAGACCGAAACGGCAGATGTTGTGGTGTGCACGAAAGTACTATCTAATGTGCGAAATGTAGACCAAGTTTTACAAGAAATTAGGAGAGTTCTGAAGACGgtaggcaatttttttttctggtccaAAACCAAATTAGAGATGAGAAGGGGAGGGGGACAATAAACTGAATAAAGATAAACTTTATAAAGGGGTGGTGCACTAATTATGTGTAACCCATGTGGTGAATTTATAGGCCGGGGGAATACAGAtcttggcaggccaaaaggatgGAGGGAGGGGCACATATTTTTTGGcagggttaaaaaaaaaaaaatttctaatattttttgCTGCGATGggtcattaattaattatttcaaaatcCCCTTGCAtataaaacataggcctacatttactcATAAGCAGTGGCGGTACCGGGGAGGGGGACGccctcagtcagaactcttgaccccagtaaaaacccaaattaAGGAAATGTTCCACTTTCTGGGGCAATTTtgaaactcccccccccccccgaaaagcCACTGCTCATAAGTGAACTTTTATGGTTCTTAACTTCTTTGAACATTTTCGCAAAAAATGAACTCTATATGCAGAGCTGTAGGCTTTTGCAATCGAGGGAGAAACTGGAGCCTGGGGTCAAAATTTGCGGGTTATTATTTTCGTGGGCACATACTGACAGTTGGAACCAGTGAAATACTGCTACGGCAGTAAAATAAAGTTTaaaaagctggataaagttgtaacattttaattacttttgctattGCTTCTACCAATATCTTATCtgctaattcaatgtgtcccttgCTGTTCAATGGGAGCaacagtaatcaaaatgtacaaatttatccagctttgcaaataaaatagaattttaaacttttttaaatatattatagCTGTATTCCTCCAGTGCTAACCTTGAATAAataagtaatttagggtctataactctGAAAACCTGAAAAAAAATCATGGAGCCCATAAAATATGAATTAAAATCTTGAGTTGAAATAAATCCACTTTAATGTAAATCAATTGTGGGAAAATACCCTTTTCTAAACATTGAGAGCAGCGCAAACAAAAGGTTCTCACTGCACTGGGTTTGTTCATGACAATATGAAGCAAAATATTATTTAGGAGGCTGATAGTAAAGATATATTACCCATTCAGACTCCCTGTTCATGGTTTAATGTTCAAAGCAGAAATAATGTACAAACTGGAAGGTGGTTTTCTGTAACCTAGAATAAGTTTGATACAATTTTGGTAATGACAAAGGGCATATCATTTTCCTTCTAAAATGGCATTGTCTTGTTATCAGTGAACGCCAAAAGcatgaattttgttttatttggccATGAGCAGAACTAATAATTGCTACAATCTAGGAAATATTTGTTCAAACACTTTAAatgccttattggaaatggtctcCTTCCACCCACCCCCCTttactccctcatttcaaatttaagtttctcttttgttcagaaaccaaatatCAGGGGATTAAAAACAGGAGCAGATCTTGTCTACAATCATAATGCCTAAAGCTGAATTTGTACTACATCGCTGAgtgatagcgattggtttttagccaatgaggtagagcgtttttggttgcgttgggaaaagcgcagCTGTCTCATTTGTCAAATACCAAATGCTTTTTGCTCATCAATGGGGTAATAATTCAACTTCAAATTACAGAAATGTAGGAAGGACACACACTAGTGTATTTATAGCACCATCTGTATAATAATATgtgtcataggtcaagaaaggtcaaaatttcaaattgcccctctggaactcaaacttggtaggtgggtggaccttggactaacaaacaaaagtttccacggtgatcttttcttcagacctacggttaagaggtcaaaggtcaaaaaggtaaaaatttcaaattgcctatggagctcatacttggtgggtaggtggaaattggaaTAACAAACAAatgttccattgtgacctttttgtcagacctacggttgagaggtcataggtcaaaaaaacaaagatttcaaattgctcatggagctcaaacttggtcggtgggttttggccaaggaagcccaggtttgcgtttgttaggtcatccatggtcaacgattttgagatttgcaaaagccaataactatgacagccgagaaccgtgAAATactggtaaccgcctagtctatattataacagaggaggcttaaaggcattcctacaatgcactatgattgggaaatttgatcaatataacctaattttaaaggcaaagtccccattgccacacacacaaaatggtaattttaaaactgcagccaacaagctaatagttgagacttaggactgatatttgattttcttacaggaaacattcatattgtcccactgcattaattttattcctaagtctcgatgttatgaatgttaaataataggatgaaaacaccagatatttgcacacaattcccaTGCAAGCCATGATCAACTGTACcgcatgtgtacaaaagccagacatacaaggtcagaaaccccattgggttgtgggaatgtctttaaacatcctctgatatTATAATATGCTATTCTCTGTAgatttgtctgtgactgctaatatGAGGCCgccgtaggtcgtacggggcccaaacctggtgggtgggtgtagttctgtcctggcaagaagaagtttatgttcattaggtcatctgaccccgggccccctcccaggggtcatctgaggtcaaattactaaacactGTCGTGTGAGGCCGCCGTAGGTCGTACAGGGCCCAAACTcgatgggtgggtgtagttctgtcctggcaagaagtagtttatgtttgttaagtcatctgaccccgggcccccttccaggggtcatctgaggtcaaattactaaaaactgtcgtatgggcatgaaacttggtgggtacagacaacattccaaaattttggaatgtcatcttggggtcatccgaggtcacccacgggtcatctgaggtcaaattactaaaaattgttgtatgggcatgaaacttggtgggtacagacaacatttagagccgaaattttgaaaggtcattttggggtcatccaaggtcacccactggtcatctgaggtcaaattagtaaaaactgtcgtatggacatgaaacttggtgggtacagtcaacatttagagccaaatttgtgtacggtcattttggggtcaccaggggtcagctgaggtcaaattagtaaaaactgtcatatgggcatgaaacttgggtaCAGTCACGATCAGCCaagtaatcgtgcccagccgagaaccgccaaatatgggtaaccgcctagtaaatatataatagcctattgtcatgattgtgctaagCATACATATCAACCTTTTTGTTAAATATTGAATGTacacaatatgtgacatgatcaaggggaatgagtcacatgtcggcaattttcaaataCAGGTTATTTagatcattttctggcagtttacattttgatgcaaaccccatcaaaatcggacatctggttaccaagttatgagcaatttatcgatggctaaaaacaatataaaacaaaaaaatttgaacaatgtttttaccaatatctcaaaaacaatattagcaacatccgactcattccccttgatcatgtcgcaTATATGGATCAGATATCAATGTCATCACACGCGTGCACGGTGACTGGTTCATTCATAAGCGACataaaacttttggtttgtttctttgtatgatgtacatgcgcgtattttgggggcttTAGCGCCAGCCCCGGGTCATAGTAGaggcggcaaaaagcgaagggcggcggaagaagaaggcggcaaaaacaggggcggcaaaagcgAAGGGCCGGCAAagcgaattagcaaagaaaaaaggcgctaaaaattgaaaaagcatgaaatattttgaaaaaaggttgcttttggtacgctagcgcctaaaatccttttttttttttttttctcttcacttttcaagcgaccgtgaaaaaaattgggtcaaccttttcgggctgttaaggaagggcggcaaaattgtttcttcttcagccccccggggttggggcggccacggtacgccactgatgtaTATAGCGATGATGATGGGGATGATTTTATTACGGTATTAATTAGTTTTTTGTCCctggaaagcacaacccatacctcacCTAGgctcattagcgccaatccggcttgaaatggggggggggggaatctgccaattgtcaaaaagtggctgaaaagaacaaaaatgggtaattttgccaAAAGTTAGGGGACACATCCCTCCTGTCCCCCCCAGGATTGATGTCCATGCCTAGGCTCCCCTTTCCACTCACCTATATTACATTCTCTTCCCCTATTCCCTCTCCTTCTCTCCCCAGTGTCTCCTTCTCATCTCCCTTGCCTCTCCCCTCCCATACACACTGCTCCATTCCACTCTCGAGCTCTCCCATCTCCTTCCTTCCCTTCCCTCTTCTAATCCCCTCTTTCTCCTCACTcctataacccccccccctcccactcacaatctctctccctctttctcattttttgtgtgcaataaataacttgaataaaagtcaCATATAGCCTATATCGGAAGTCATATATATGTATCTTCAATTGATCCTCCCCTATGCAATGAAATGAATAGATGTGTCAGGcggtggatgacatgatcgcgccggcaacttgtgaaaccgcctggccgtatggcattttccaatatactcagttagttttgtggggttcattatcgaaccccaacggttttagcttgtatttatattatttatcaacataggcctatttgtttgtgatatttcaagcgttttaaaatttcaaaataatcccattcaattacacggtttactgaatttagagaatgcacgtcgtACACCACCTGGATGTGTATTACATCAGTCGAGTGTCTattgtctattcttttgtaatctcgggagaaaatattttgatggtctatattttttcacagggagATAATCCTAGGATTATTTCAACATCTAaaccacgctttcaaatgtagatgacTTATTCGTTTCTCTGAATATTGCATTTCGAAAtttaaacacttcttttgtatactttgatcaggtaacttcaaaccaaggtGATTCTGTGGTCACACGattatataacaaactgaaatgaaaaccaaaactGCTTTATACAAGTGATATGAAGCTAAACTTATACAAAATCCACTAGCCATTTATTTGGTTTTAGAAATCATACCAGATACATGGCCAATGGGTCTCAAAGTTTCACAGGGAATAACTCACTGCATACACGAAGTGAAATAGACAGAAGACAAGATGTGACTTCACAATATATTATTTAATTCCACATTTCAAATATCAACAAAGGATCACAATAGATCATTGATTACATTCGCTCAgtgtttttaaaacttaaaagtttctaacaaagggtacagacaaatgTATCAGTAATAATGTCAGGGCACTCCTGTTGATCACATGGATTGAAAATTAAAAGGACCGTGTGGACAACTGCCTGCATGTACTCTTCATTGTCTCACCCACAGGCACTCTTTGTTTCTCCTATTGTTTACAGGGTGGCCGTTTTTATTTCATGGAGCATGTATTCCAGCCAGAGAGGAGCTTTACTCACTACACACAACGCCTACTCAATCCTCTTCAAGTCAAATTTGGTGACAATTGCCATTTAACCAGAGAAACATGGAAAAATATAGACAAGGCTGGGTTTGCAGAGGTCAGATACAAAAGATTCAGTGCCTACAAGATGCCTTCGATCATCAGACCACATCTGATGGGAACGGCTACCAAGTAAAGTGGCTGGCTGCTGAGTagtatcatgttatttatattaaaagGTACAGTATGATCAAAATTTTTGTGTCACTGCAGAAGTGATTTTAGTGTGAGCTATTTTTTTGCagacattaagggctggggtatgaacgtttggacagtatttattttgggacattagagcacatcagacatatcgaattgcattctgaatacgaagaatgtccttctgatatgaaataattttgattttttgaaattcgcaatttaatacacattttatggcaaatcattaaaaattgacatttttgatatttaacagtactcgaagtaaactttacaaatctgatgatttatacttaaagtgtatgtaggtgggatgaaaagccgacgatcaattgaaaattttgacctttcatattggagatatggatttttttccaaaaaaaaccaaaaaaaataggtctttttgggaaaaaatccatatcttcaatatgaaaggtcaaaactttcaattgactgtcgacttttcctcccagctacatacactttaagagtatatcattagatttatataatttacttcgaggactgttatatatcaaaaatttgaaaaatattaaatttttataatttgtcataaaatttgtataatacaaattttttttattattgtgattttcaaaaatgaaaattatttgatatcagaaagacatgcttcgtattcagaatgcaattcgataggtctgaggtgctctcatgtccctcaaaaaatactgtcgaaacgcaataaacgctcattctagatcccttaaatctaTACTTCttattttatacttttttttatttacatatgTGACTAAATATaagttttgtacataaatttcACTGTAAATGTAAGTTAATCAAAAAAGTTCTAATTCGACTTTGATTGACTAATCATTtatcaaaaatctgattttcgataaataatttaattagtcattcaattagtaatcAGTTAGTAATGCAcgtaaatgactaattaaatcgcgaagtcat
Proteins encoded:
- the LOC140160924 gene encoding thiol S-methyltransferase TMT1B-like isoform X1, coding for MAAGIFGFIFYIFSLIWSLIVALIGRIYCWIWFNILSVNMVKYDKRIEEHKLELFADLADFKEDTEVYPITPVVQQSRSPSRRKQQTAVDDKFTILEIGVGWGGNFRYFPEGSDIIAVEPTFPKERFAEYLAMIHSHGHGVQISKVVATDPEDLSQVETETADVVVCTKVLSNVRNVDQVLQEIRRVLKTGGRFYFMEHVFQPERSFTHYTQRLLNPLQVKFGDNCHLTRETWKNIDKAGFAEVRYKRFSAYKMPSIIRPHLMGTATK